From the Manihot esculenta cultivar AM560-2 chromosome 14, M.esculenta_v8, whole genome shotgun sequence genome, the window AAAAATGagtaaaaattgataaaaattggTATATATGGAATGAATTTAGATCTAAAAGCTACAACACGTTGAGCAAAATTGTTAATAAAATCTAAGCTCAGAAATATTATTAGTAAGAGTGAGTATTCAAtcggtttaatttaaaataaaatcaaaccgaataaattaaaattttagtatttataaaatcaaaGTGAATTGAGTTTAGGCAGAAATCAATTCGAATCGAACCAGTCTAatttaatttggtttgatttgatcAATTAGACTTCTTATATTTTAcaccttatttttaaaatttaattaattatttcaatctcggttatgatctaatctccttatattatcaaaattaatatattattgctTACTAATCAATTcagttttatcaattttttagaccaaaatcaaaccgaaccaaaaaattgaaatttttgaaaataaaaaccaaacaaaattgaaaagaataaaaaaaattgaatttttgaattaatttagtttgatcCGCTTTTTTtgtttgaatcgaatactgctcaATTCTAACTAGTACTATTTCTGAGCTAGACTTGTTAGTATATACGAAAAGACTTGGCACATGATAAAATCATTGACATTTTGCAGTTGCATTATGATTCTAAATATGGTCAAATGACTCATTGGGTCCGAAATTCCCTTATATTTTGTCCAAACTGGATAACTAGAATTTTGGTGGCGAAGTTCCACTAGAATCTCATCAAACAAAGGCAAGTCATCCTCATTCTCTTTTTGAAATTTCTGTACAACACATACTAGCTTTCAATCTACACTTTTTGGAGTCTCATTCGAGGACTTCTCATCTTTAAATTTGATCTTCCCTTTGAAATGGGCATGGGCGCTTCTCCCCTAGTCTTAGGTGTTCTTTGAGAAGTCTCTTCTTGTATCATGGAAACACCTTAGGACGCCTCCTTCCGAATCTTATATTGCTTAAGAGTAGCCTGCAACCTTTTGATATATTGCACCATTTGTTCATTGTTGAGATTGTTAAGATCCATTTCAGCTGACATAGGGGGAGTGTTTTGTCCACTTCCCAAAATGGAACTGACATAGGGGGAGTGTTTTGTCCACTTCCCAAAATGGAAGAGACAATAATCCCTCTATTTGCAACGAATTTAGTAATTGCTCGTGAGATATTGGCCATTAGAGATAAAGTAGGTCTTGAATAAGAGGGAAAAGAAATAGAAAGTATTGAACAAGTCAGATTTTCCAAAATGGCAAAAAAACTCTTTGAAATCCCAACAATGGAATTAGATGATGTTGCCAAAAATGCTCATTAGCAATTGCAAAGAGGAAAAGTGAGGTAGTTGGTGCATAGAGGCAAATATTCTGAAGCTCAAGTTAGAAAATATTCAAGTGAATAAGTGAAGCAAGAACTGTAATAAGCTTAAGTGAGTAGTAAATGTACCTTAACTCTGTAGTCTGAAtcgcttttatactataagaagagtAGGTTAGTTAGTAGCATCCCTAAGAATCCAGAATGTGTCGGCTAGTGGATAAGGGATTACGTACTTAAAGGAATTTCGGTGATTGCTTTGTAACTACCCTCAATACTAAGAAGTAAAAAAGGATCGAGACTTTACCTAGACGAGACAATTCTCCGAAGATATGTATGCTTGGGAGGGTGTCACTAGTGACCGAGTCTTCATGCCTTGAACGGCTGAGCCTGATGTCTGGCTATCTAATTGTGAACATGTCATTATATGATCTAATGAAAGATTTCCACTGTGTAAGATAGTTTGGGTGAGAACTGAGTTACATCACTTAGTTCTCATGATATGGAAAACTCATTAGTTGGtttcttaattttgaaaaatatactaaaatatctcttacgttttaaaaaatctactaattagtcttttCGTTCATTTAAGCCataaagtattttattatttaatccatatggttttaaaaactcattagtttgtctctcaagtttctaaaaatCTTACTAATTAGTCCCTTTGTATTAGaggcatttaaaattttttttataatatttaacgactaaaattaatgaaaagactaattagtaaactttttaaaatttcagaaactctttaatatatcttttaaaacAAAGATATCAACTAATGAATTTCTCTAGAATATTGAAACTAAATACTTCTTTCATCCCATAATTTTTGTCCATTTTACTTTTTCACATACtagagaataatttttttttattaacttttcaattatctccgtcttaaatataataaatttattaaatattacaagAGATTTTGAAAGATTTCTCgataataagataaaattaaatatggttataataattaatttatatgttattatagtatGAGACGGGAAAATCAACggtaattttgaaaattatgaaACAACGTGGAGAGTaagaaatttttcaaatttattcaaaCATTTCTAGTTAATTTATCTAATGTTAATaagttattatatataattagctCCCTAAAAACTTatctttttctttcctcttatcctttattttttttttatttactttaatttcaaatttgtttgcattttttaactgatattaaaaaatttattttattattttattaattttttactgaATGCTTGGTTTAACTATTTATATCTATCAACTATCAGTtatatttaactgttaaattaaatatttttaagtataataattataaaaaattacaaatattatacttaattttaattttaaaaattactataaaaataaaatataataacaccAACAAGAAGAAATCACCATCAACTTCTAAGAATAATtcagaaaaataattcaaacaaaaaaaaaatcctcaaATTGCCTAAGTACAACACCTTGGTTGGTTATTTACAGTTACTTCATCAATACTGATTATTTGTTTTCCAACAGGAATTGCCATTTTAAGATCACTGCtactaataatattattattattattattttcaatattatttttagCTTGTAAACTTTTCTGAGTTGTAATTTCATGGATTTTAAAAATCATTTCTAAAAATGCTTCATCAACATTCTTCTTCTCCAAAGCTGAAGTTTCCATGAAACATAAACCTTGAGCTTCTGCAAAATTCATGGCTTCTTCTTCACCAATTTGCCTTGAATTTCCCAAATCAGATTTATTCCCAACAAGAACAATCACCATATCTGCTTTCccaaattcttttatttcattcaaCCATTTCCCCACATTCTCAAATGTTGATCTTCTTGTTATGTCATACACTAATAATGCACCTAATGCTCCTCTATAGTATGAACTTGTTATTGCTCTAAACCTGCAATACAAAATCAATCTTGTTTTAATAAAAAGGAATTTtctatgaaataaattaattaaaaaatttatttaattgcataaaaatatagaaatattattatttaatctatgcgttatgaaaaattca encodes:
- the LOC110600376 gene encoding ras-related protein RABA6b, with the translated sequence MMMGESYEEGCDYLYKAVLIGDSAVGKSNLLSRFSKDEFRLDSKPTIGVEFAYKNIRVGDKLIKAQIWDTAGQERFRAITSSYYRGALGALLVYDITRRSTFENVGKWLNEIKEFGKADMVIVLVGNKSDLGNSRQIGEEEAMNFAEAQGLCFMETSALEKKNVDEAFLEMIFKIHEITTQKSLQAKNNIENNNNNNIISSSDLKMAIPVGKQIISIDEVTVNNQPRCCT